From Erigeron canadensis isolate Cc75 chromosome 5, C_canadensis_v1, whole genome shotgun sequence:
ctttcttgaaaattttgattctttttcttttgcagCTTTATCGATCCACAGGTTAGCAATTTTCTTTCTgattcatacatacatacatatataataatacctgtattgatatgttttttccttttatgaTTTAAACCCTAATTCAAGTTGATTGGTATTTAGGTATAtggatattttagtgtttaAGCGTCGATTTTGGTGGCTTCTTTCAATACTCCTTGTAATTCAtcgatgtgtatatatgttgatGAAAATTCAAGCATATTAATATTGATTCATTAGCTGTTAGTGTTCTTAATTAAACAAACTGTGATAATACTTTGAGAAttaaaatttgggcattataaatAGACTAAAACAATGTAGTCTAGGGGTAGATACCGTTTCTTTATAAAACCTATTCTGTAGGAATAATCAGTGTATTCAATCAGTTTATATGTtgcaaatgatatatatatatatatatatatatatatagattggtgTAGGTAAATGTGTAACCTCTGTATCTCTAGGATTGTTTACAGCAGGATCGATGGAGGAGTCAgcacaaagaaaagaaagactAAAAGCCATGCGTATGGAAGCTTCACGCGGGGCAGCAACTCATAATGGTGGGAGTGATCATTCAGCTGTTAGTCTATCCAATCCTCTTGTTGAATCCACAGCCAACTCCAACACTCAGGGGCACACGTTTGCTCAGAGCTTTAACTATTACACGGACCCAATGGCAGCGTATTCTGGGAACAAGCAGAGTAGCAAGGTCAGCCCTCAGATATCACAAGACTATTCATCAACACCTCAAAGTAATGCTATATACTAatcattaaatttttattttataacatgTGTGCCATCTCGCGTGTTCTGTATGCCtctatatattttcataatttatcatTCTTTTTGCCTAAGTTAATTAACAAACGGTGGTCGTTTTTACCTGtgtaaaatttttctttttgcatGGAAACAGGAAGTTATTGAATCTATATTTGGTTAATAATAAGATAGATTAGAGGCATTAGAATTAAGAAGTTCTCAGTAATTGATTATTCTGACAAAACATGTAGAGAAAGTTTGAGCTTGTAGGATGATTAGATTggttttttcacttttaaagCAATTGGAAAGACATAACTTCTGAATGTTTTTGGAAAGAGTATTATGAGTTGATAACGTTCATGCTATATACAGTAGGTTGCAGCATGCATTTCAACTTGCTTTAGTGTGTCGATAAGATtacaaatttaatctttttcattaatattctttgtataaaatgatttaggagatTTAATATTATTCGACTCATCTcgcctttttcttttatttgtttacacTCATGTTTCTCATTGTTAATTACAACTGGGAGGATTTGGCAGGCAGTTAATTGCTTTCCTGACTGATATACAAACTTATCTATTGGTTCTACAGGGCCCTGGACCAATGAAATgtatcccttaccttctttccAACCCCATATAAACCACCCGCCACGTCCACAAATGCAGCAACCCCATGGACAGTATGTGAACCCGAGCTATGCTTATACATCCAACAGACCACAAAGCGGTAATTTCCCCAACCCAAACATTGATTATCAAAATATGAGTTGGAACAGAAATAGTCCTCGCCCTGGAAGTTACGATGGTCCAGGAAGTGTCGGCTACCCTAGTCCGCAATCCCACTTTACCAGTGGTCCAGCCCATGGTTCAGGACAAGGTGGCTACCCTAGTCCCCGCTTCACCAACAGCCCAGGTAATGGTTCAGGACAAGGCTACCGGATGCCTGCACCTCAATTCAGGAATAGTTCCCACTATGGCCCTGGTCAAGGAGGGTACCCCACTAGTTCTAATCAAGGCAGAGGTCAGTGGCGCGGAAATAACATGAGCCAGGATCCAAGTTATGGGAGAGGTAAGGGTCAGTGGTCAGGACCGCGTGGAGGACGAGGACGGGGCCGGGGAAGGGGTGGAGCCCATGATCATGTGTCAGCAGAAGATGAGCCTGGTCTTTTCTTCCACAAGTCAATGGTGGAAGACCCATGGAAGTCTCTAGAACCTGTAGTTTGGAAGTCACAGAAGCAGCAATGGTTCCCACATTCTGTTAATTCAAAGAAACCTAGAGTTTCAGAACCTCCAAGACAGCAGCAGCAATCTAGTTCTCAACCTAGCCTTGCAGAAATGTTGGCTGCATCATTTAACGAAGCAACAAATGATGGATCCAATAAGGAATGAGTATTATAGGGTTGTGAaaaggtattttttttctttccttttgtaTGAATTTGTTTATCAAAATTTGATGTGATCCTATCGGTTCAATATGGCTTAACTTTGTACCATCTTTATAGTTTTAGGTTTTGCTATTTAGGAACAAAGATGGTTTAGCTGAGATTCTGTATAAAGCTTATCATTATGCAAGCTTACTTCGTTGTCCTGTTTCACTCTAAACTCGAGTTTTATACTTGgtaaaattttaaagaattttgGTCAGAAGTAACATGAAcaagtaaaaactaaaaacctCTCATTAATATGTAGAGTATTctaatatatttagtttttattattaagtaaaGAATTTTGGTCAGAAGTAATCTGAACATTTTTTTTCCCGCACAAACACATCACTTGTACTTTTCTTTTACATCATCTCCACCAGAATAATCCCAGACCTCACTTGTTCAGTTGTCCGTGTAAGTGGAACAAAATCTTACTTTACCCTCCGATGTCGAGTGCCATTTAGACCACGACGACACCAGATGACCTTGGTTCCACAAGTCTTTTGGCAAGGCAATGACCTCCAACTCCATGTCGTCGCGAGTCAAGGACATAAACGAGGCCCAGCAGCTCACCATATGTTTTAAGAATATTTATTTCAAAGCCCGCCCCCttattttcatgataaatgtacaaacaatttatgcatctTAAACACAGCCTTAagagctgtatttagcaaaccctgTAAAGGGAAATACtatcaaatcaaataaaatgtGATTTGAAAGTTGTATAACTTCCAAAAAAAACCCCAATAATCACCATTTAAATTTCCAATATGATTATCTAATCAAAATAACCACCATCAAAATTCTAAcacaaatcataaaaatcataataaagaTAAGAAAATAACCAAATTTTACTACTACTATAACTAAGCAACAATAAATGACATAATGCCAGAAAATGATAATGTAACTAGAGCTACCAACAGCATTGAGGCTTTGTTACCCTTGTATGCCTCACTCGCATTGCTGGTTCCCATATCTGCAGCCGGGCCATCCGCCGGAGCAAGACCACTACTCGGAGATGATGAGACTGATGTAGCTGGAGGAGCAGGAGGCGAATCCTCTGGTGAAGTATCCGCTTCAGGGGCAGGCGATGAAGCAATCGGTCCAGAAGCAGTACTACTTTCTGGGGCAGGGGCAGGGGCAGGTGCAGAAACTCTAGATTTGTGAAACAACAATTTTGGAAGAAGAATATTATCGATTCTAAAAACTGATACAGGAATAGAATCAAGAACCATGGTCTCAAGACGCGTAATGTCAACTCCAGAATCAATAGTAACCGAATCACCATTTGTTTGAACTGTGAAATTGTATAACAAATCACCATGTGTGGCTAATGTATTAACCGGTCCATGCTCCATCTTCAAACTAGCTTTAGGAATGTAACTTGAAATACCATGAAACAATAACAACGAAATAAGATCACTATTTGTTACATTGTTTAAATTTGGTAGCCCATGTGCTTTAAAAGCGGAATCCGTAGGTGCAAACACCGTGAGCCCATTGGGCTGTGCGGTCTCATACACTTTTAAAACACCTGATTCCACAACCAATCTGGCAAATGTCTTACAACCAGCATTTTCAAAAACGCTGGTTATATTAACATTTGAAGACGGTGAAGTTGTATTTGCACCCAATATACCAGGTGGAATGATTGGTGAATTAACTTCAACAATGGAAATATTGTAAGGCATTTTCATAACGGATCTGGTATATAAAGATACGAGTTTGGATCCTTGAGCGGATGCAAACCCGATCTGACCACCAACCAAATCCGTTATGTTAACATAACCGGTTTCACCAACGGCATTTCCTGTTGTTTGATACAACGTCGTTGATTTTACGGTACCCTCTGATATATCCAAAagtttatcataatcaaaataatCCAATAAAACATGAATACCCAACAAGGTTTTGACAACCGGAAGCGGCTGGTTGGCAACGAGTGTTTTCATCGTCGTGTCGTCAAACACAAGGACAGTGATTGTATTTCGAATGTTTATGTCGTCACAAAGTTTTGTTTGGGTCAGGTAGTTGTTATACATGCTGTATTGTGGAAACCGCGACAACATATCGGTAATGTTGAAACCGGAGGATACGGTGGCGATGACGGATAATGTGATGGTGATGATAATGTACTGTAACGTATTCATGGTTAGGATTTAggaagaaagtaaaaaaaaaaaaagggaagttGAGCAGGGAGGGTTTAAGGGAAGGAATAAAGAGGGTTATTAAGAGGTGACGAATTTGAAGGGTTTTAAAACGTGAATAGGCGAGTATTATGGAAATTTATcaagaataagtaaatacattTACATGTTTGAATCGGAcaaaatcttttatattattattttgattttgatttgattttgatagtttctttacttgtttaatttagaaCTAAATACATTTACATGTTTGAATCGGACAaaatcttctatatatatatagagagattattttaatttaatttgattttgattactTTTTTACCAAgtttttacttgttttatttttagaactctttaccttttacaaacattttttccttctatatttagcaaatataaaaaaagttatcagTAATTTATTTAAGTTCCAGTGATCACTAATCTATcactccatgttttttttttaattgcctAGTTTTCAATTGAGGCAACATTCGCCACCATTACATGACGATGGCTTAGACGGTGTGGGTAGTCGATTGTTTTAACTTTGatagacataaaaaaaaaaaaaaaaaaaaaacttcactAGATTCTGAACGatacaaaatttaaacttttaatagatTTGACTAGATGATATGTTTATTCTCCATATACGTGCtgtttaaactttgaccttaattATTAACTTCATAAGATTTAACCAAAGGTAATCCATCAAATCAATggtttgataaaataaataaatttgcgCAATTCTTTAACACTTCCCATAAATTCCATATGTAATCCCCAACGCTTTATAGATCACTagaatttataattaatttagggcaggaagaaaaagaaaattaaaacacGGCTGAATACGTAAAATTCGATAAAATTGAAATTGTATTCATTTAGAGTTTCTATTCGCAGGAGACAACTCTTTATATGTACTTACATCGCACAACACTCCTAGTAACTTAATAAAACTTTAAGTAACGTTTTCTTAATTTGTGCAGAACGCCACTGCACGTCCCGAAAACTCTAATTATTCGTTGGTTGTTAATTGTCATTTGCAGCTACGTACGAACTATAACGTCTGTGCACCTCCTCAGCAGTTCTACTGCTATCACTATTGCTGGGGGGCGTGACAATGAGTGATGGATTATCAATAATAAGTCTCAACATCAGCTCAGCTATGTCATCATTCAGCAGtcttgaaaagaaaagaaaaagaatataatATTAGAAACATCCCAATAAATCcgtagctagctagctagctatttGAACTAcaaatcaaaacttttttttttttcttctaaaaaagtaaaaacataaaGGTGAGTTTTAAGGCCTTGATTATCTGTAGTAACAGTCAACGGCTTACATGCCTGCCTCAAAATTTTTATGCTAATTTCTGATTATCTGTAGTACGAAGACAATGTTATTTTAAGATAGCATgtaaaatataatgaaaacaaactcaaatctgTTACTTATGCATATCGATAATAAAAGTAAGAAAACATGGTAATGAATAAATATAGAAATGATCAGTACCCGCTTGAGATGGCGATGTAGGGGATGTGAGAGATGAGGGGCCAGTAGTGGGAGCCTCTCCCGGTACTCCTTTCTTTCAACTTTGGGCAATCAGAAATTACCAATCTCAAAAGTGAAGGCAACAACATTTTTGGTAGTTGTTTCAACTTTGGGCATGTGTGAATTAAGAGATGTTGCAGGGAGGTGAGGTGTTCTAGTCCTGCCGAAAGTGATTCCAGTTTCTCAAATTCAGATatatgaagaaaaggaagagatGAAGGAAGAAGATCTGACAATTGACTAAAATTAGCCACTTGTTCTCCAACTAACTTCAGTTCCACAAGGGAAGTCGGAAAACTCTGAGGACCCCACTCCGAGACGGGCTTCTTCAACCCCCCTATTACAAGGGTATGCAGTTTCGGAGGCCAAAGCCCACGAGGAAAAGAGGCATCCATACCTGGACAATTTGTGATTTCCAGACGTTTTAAGGAGGCGATATTGGACAGCTGGAGGTCAGGAAATGATTCTATAATGCCACAATCATGTATCATCAGCTTGGTGAGGTGAATGGAGGAACTAAAGTTAATGATCGATTTTAGATCTGGCCATCTTATAATTTCTACCACTTCAACAACTGGCATGTTTGTAGTGTAAAAACTTTGTCCCAGTTTGTTACCGTCGGTTATTTCAAGTGACTTAAGCTTTTGCCCTCCTGTTTTTGTTGTGAAAGAGACATGTGTAATTGAGCTACAATGATCGATTTTTAAACTCTCAATACTATCAGGGAAAATGCAACGCTCCATACTCGAACATGACCATACCTCCAACGTCTTAATAGATGTTATGATGTTGTTGTTTCCAAAACTATCCTCTTCTTTTTCTCCTAAACTCACTAAACTATCACACCATAATATTTTCAAGCTCCTTAATTTCACAAGAACCTTACTTGCCACTGCTTCTGATTCCCACAGGTATCTTATTTCATCACACCCTTGGATAGTTAATTCTTCAACAGCCCCAAGATGTTCTATAACACCTCTCCATGCCTCATTAGTAAGCCCTGAAATTTTGACTAATTTCAACTTCGTGATTAGTGAAGCTTTCTGAACCAGACTTCTCAACACATTATCATGACATCTATCAATCTTCAAAAATCTTAGTGAAGGGAGTGCTTCAACTGACACGTCAAGCAACTTGGGGCACTTTTCTATTTTAAGCTTTTGAAGGCATGGAAACACTGAACCTACAACCCCACTGTTGGTTGACCATGACTCCAAACTCGCCATATCTTCAAAACTTAGACTTTCAAGGGAAGGGAATGCAACGCCAGTAGTCCCAAGTAACTCTAAACCTATGACTTTAACCTCAACCATGCCTACAATTAACAGCTCTTTAAGTGAAGGTAGCTGCCCAAGTGGCGGTAGAGATGTACATTTTCCACAACAATGTAAGGACACATGAATCAACTCACGAAATGAGGGATTCCCAACCCATTTTGGGAACTCTGATCCTCCATATGAAACAATTTTCAGGCTTTTCAACTTATCACTATGAGGAATCAGCTCACCAAGGACCTCCTTTTCAAGTGTTTCATTTCGAGGACCACTAAACACTTCATTCCATTCCAACTCTAATTCTGTAAGCTTTTTTTGCAATAAGTTTGCATCCCTTGCGTTGACTGCGTTTGTAACTTTCTCCAGCCCCTTTATGGATGTTTTCCCATGGAGATTCTTTAATTATTTAAGCTCATTTATTGCAAAGCCATCATTCCCTTCAATAATGATCTTGGTGAGAGTTTGTAGGTTTTTCAAGCCACCAATTCCTAAGGGCATCTTCTTTATGAGCCAAGTATCCCCAGCATCAAAATGCCTTAAATTATTAAGCCTTAAGAAGCTTTTAGGTAGCTTATATAAATACAAGCAACCAAAAACAATCAAAGTctgtaaattaataagatttCCAACATTTTCAGGCAACTCTCTGATTTCCGTATGAGATAAATTAAGATATCGTAAATGCTTCAAACTACCAATGAACTCTACCTCTTTTATATTAGAATGACTTAAAGAAAGCACCCTTAAGAGCGTTAACCCAGGAAGCAAGTCAATCAAAATCTTATTAGATAAGTGGAAGGCGCCCCTACTTTGTCTCGCCCCAGACACCACAAAGAATGTTCTCAAACTTTTAGCCCTTTTGAATGCCTCAAACTTCTGGTAACCAATATATTCCTCACGAATAAATGACATATGGCGGTATTTtgccaaagtttcattttccaTTCCTCTTTGATTGTCAAACCTTATGAAAAACTCTCCAGCAACAAAAGTAGCCAAGTCATTCATGAGGTCATGCATCACAAACAACGATTCATCATTAGGGTCCTGTTGAAAGAACGACCTTGATAACAAGAGCTGAAAATATTCATTACCCAAGCGTTCTGGTGACTTGCTACCTGCAGGTGAATGCTTCAAATATCCTTCTGCCATCCATAATAGAACCAACTTTTCCTTGTCAAAGACAAAGTCCTTAGGAAACAAGGAGCAGTATGCAAACAACTGCTTCAAATATGCTGGGAGATCATGGTAACTTAGCCTAAGGGCTGGAACAATTTCATCAACGCTTTCTAAATCCCAGATCTCGCTATTCAACACATCATTCCACTCTTCTTCATTTGTTTTTGTCCTTAATAACCTACCCATAGCTTTTAATGCCAGAGGCAAACCACCACATTTTTTCACAATGCCTTCACCTAGTGGTTTGAGTCCCGGATATAAATCAAAGGTATGTACACCTAATGCATGTTCAACAAATAAAGACACAGCATGATCATGTGACAAACTTCTAAGATGGTCTAGACGGTCAAAACCTAGCTTTCTAAGCAGGCTCTCTTTACGAGTCGTAATGATAATTTTACTTCCTAGAGCCCCTGAATGAAATGGGCGAACAAGGTTCTCCCATTCATCATAGCTTTCACTCCACACATCATCAAATACTAGTAGAAACCGTTTATCCTTAAGTTGCTCTCTAAGATCCATTTGAAGCTCATTTAAATCTTCAAACTTCCTATCTTCCCCAGTCACAGATCGAAATATCGTTTCGCTTATCTTAAACACATCAAACTCATCAGAAACACAAACCCACGACTTGAGTTCAAAGTGATCATTCACACGTGTTTCGTTATACAAAAGTCTAGCTAGAGTAGTCTTACCTACCCCACCCAAACCAACTAATGGTACAACACTAAACTTCACCTCACGTGGCTCATCTACCAACAACTTAAGGAGCAATTTCTCTTTATCCTCTTCTCTTCCAATAATGGTAGAGGCTTCTGCTAAACTAGTCTGGATTCTATTACTCTTAGTTTTGGGCTTCTCATCTTTCACCAATATCAAACCTAGATCAGACTTTCTGTTTTCTAGCTGTTGTAACTTAGTGTTTATAATATCTAGCTTGTGATGCAATCTATTACTAAGTGACAAACTAGCGCAACAAGCTGGAGTTATGAGCTTCTTTACCTTGGTGGAGATTGAGCTTGAAGATTCATGTGTCGTCATCATCTCCTGATGCCTAGCTTCGGTTGCCAAACCATCTAGCACATCGTCGATGTCATAGGCCACATGTTGGAAGCTGTCGAGCCAGATTTTAACAGCTTCATCGGCTATTTCCTTGCGAGAAGCATCGTTAAGAAGAGCTTGGATCTCGGTCAACGTGGCCTTTAGTCTGCCAAGCTCCGAATGAATTCCTTTCGACCGAGCAAGTTTCTTCAAGGCCTCATCGGCAAGCTtctcaaaaagaacattgagaatggTAGAGGCAATGATTTCAGCAGCCATCTTAAagttaaataaatgtaataatgaTTTAATTATAAGATGAGTacgtagtagtagtagtagctACTTGTGTACATAAACAAACTACCTCAACCTTATTTTATACTTGATTCTAATTAACAATCGTCTTGGTCAATTTTTGTaatgtaatacatatatagattCTTTTCTATATTTCTACAATGGCGGCCACTGAATTATGTATGAACTAAAATAAAAGGCACCATCCTATCTAAAGTTTTAGTACGTAACAAGTGGTGATATAATTACGtacattacattatatatttcaattttagtttttatattaattaaagacaaacttatatttgaataatgaatTCTGCCTTTCATAGATTAGTTCATCATTCATGAACCTAGCTCGTTTCCAATCTGTTGAATAATTATCTAAGAGACAcatcttttttataataaaaattatacgtAGTATTTTCTTATAAtctatactaaaaaaaatacctttatgttaaaaagttaatattttttggacatataaaatcagcattttacccttattaattaacttacacttatTCCATCTTTAATCTGTAttaaaacaaaacccttaatttaaaattgaaaagatatgggtcattgattaagttttaacttttattttccaCCATTAAATTCTCTTGTTGACATCATCATTGACCAAAGAATTGATCAATAACATTTTTAGTCCTCATACTTTACTTTTATacaaataaatcattttaatataattcatttcaattTAGTAAATGGCCTAACACTTAATAACTTTATTaaccaaatttttataataataatactcctTATTCTTtaatgttataacttatattatttCATGTATACAAAgctttatatattgtatatttatatttctaatgtctttaacttttatttttcagcATTAGATTCTCTTGATAACATTATCATTGATAAAAGAATTTGTCAATAACATTTTTAGTCCTCATACTTTACTTCTATACAAATAAATCAATTTAATATAACTCATTTTAATTTAGTAAATGGCCTAATTGAATAACACTC
This genomic window contains:
- the LOC122600064 gene encoding protein SICKLE, which translates into the protein MEESAQRKERLKAMRMEASRGAATHNGGSDHSAVSLSNPLVESTANSNTQGHTFAQSFNYYTDPMAAYSGNKQSSKVSPQISQDYSSTPQRPWTNEMYPLPSFQPHINHPPRPQMQQPHGQYVNPSYAYTSNRPQSGNFPNPNIDYQNMSWNRNSPRPGSYDGPGSVGYPSPQSHFTSGPAHGSGQGGYPSPRFTNSPGNGSGQGYRMPAPQFRNSSHYGPGQGGYPTSSNQGRGQWRGNNMSQDPSYGRGKGQWSGPRGGRGRGRGRGGAHDHVSAEDEPGLFFHKSMVEDPWKSLEPVVWKSQKQQWFPHSVNSKKPRVSEPPRQQQQSSSQPSLAEMLAASFNEATNDGSNKE
- the LOC122601903 gene encoding fasciclin-like arabinogalactan protein 10 → MNTLQYIIITITLSVIATVSSGFNITDMLSRFPQYSMYNNYLTQTKLCDDINIRNTITVLVFDDTTMKTLVANQPLPVVKTLLGIHVLLDYFDYDKLLDISEGTVKSTTLYQTTGNAVGETGYVNITDLVGGQIGFASAQGSKLVSLYTRSVMKMPYNISIVEVNSPIIPPGILGANTTSPSSNVNITSVFENAGCKTFARLVVESGVLKVYETAQPNGLTVFAPTDSAFKAHGLPNLNNVTNSDLISLLLFHGISSYIPKASLKMEHGPVNTLATHGDLLYNFTVQTNGDSVTIDSGVDITRLETMVLDSIPVSVFRIDNILLPKLLFHKSRVSAPAPAPAPESSTASGPIASSPAPEADTSPEDSPPAPPATSVSSSPSSGLAPADGPAADMGTSNASEAYKGNKASMLLVALVTLSFSGIMSFIVA
- the LOC122601904 gene encoding putative disease resistance protein RGA4, with amino-acid sequence MVEVKVIGLELLGTTGVAFPSLESLSFEDMASLESWSTNSGVVGSVFPCLQKLKIEKCPKLLDVSVEALPSLRFLKIDRCHDNVLRSLVQKASLITKLKLVKISGLTNEAWRGVIEHLGAVEELTIQGCDEIRYLWESEAVASKVLVKLRSLKILWCDSLVSLGEKEEDSFGNNNIITSIKTLEVWSCSSMERCIFPDSIESLKIDHCSSITHVSFTTKTGGQKLKSLEITDGNKLGQSFYTTNMPVVEVVEIIRWPDLKSIINFSSSIHLTKLMIHDCGIIESFPDLQLSNIASLKRLEITNCPGMDASFPRGLWPPKLHTLVIGGLKKPVSEWGPQSFPTSLVELKLVGEQVANFSQLSDLLPSSLPFLHISEFEKLESLSAGLEHLTSLQHLLIHTCPKLKQLPKMLLPSLLRLVISDCPKLKERSTGRGSHYWPLISHIPYIAISSGY
- the LOC122599019 gene encoding putative disease resistance RPP13-like protein 1, with product MAAEIIASTILNVLFEKLADEALKKLARSKGIHSELGRLKATLTEIQALLNDASRKEIADEAVKIWLDSFQHVAYDIDDVLDGLATEARHQEMMTTHESSSSISTKVKKLITPACCASLSLSNRLHHKLDIINTKLQQLENRKSDLGLILVKDEKPKTKSNRIQTSLAEASTIIGREEDKEKLLLKLLVDEPREVKFSVVPLVGLGGVGKTTLARLLYNETRVNDHFELKSWVCVSDEFDVFKISETIFRSVTGEDRKFEDLNELQMDLREQLKDKRFLLVFDDVWSESYDEWENLVRPFHSGALGSKIIITTRKESLLRKLGFDRLDHLRSLSHDHAVSLFVEHALGVHTFDLYPGLKPLGEGIVKKCGGLPLALKAMGRLLRTKTNEEEWNDVLNSEIWDLESVDEIVPALRLSYHDLPAYLKQLFAYCSLFPKDFVFDKEKLVLLWMAEGYLKHSPAGSKSPERLGNEYFQLLLSRSFFQQDPNDESLFVMHDLMNDLATFVAGEFFIRFDNQRGMENETLAKYRHMSFIREEYIGYQKFEAFKRAKSLRTFFVVSGARQSRGAFHLSNKILIDLLPGLTLLRVLSLSHSNIKEVEFIGSLKHLRYLNLSHTEIRELPENVGNLINLQTLIVFGCLYLYKLPKSFLRLNNLRHFDAGDTWLIKKMPLGIGGLKNLQTLTKIIIEGNDGFAINELK